One part of the Marinobacter sp. MDS2 genome encodes these proteins:
- the trmL gene encoding tRNA (uridine(34)/cytosine(34)/5-carboxymethylaminomethyluridine(34)-2'-O)-methyltransferase TrmL → MLHVVLYEPEIPPNTGNIIRLCANTGCQLHLIEPLGFSLEDKQMRRAGLDYSEYATVKIHTDYANFLESERPERLFGLTTKGSRHYHEVAYQDGDYLMFGPETRGLPVEVREGLEESHRLRVPMQPDSRSLNLSNTAALVVYEAWRQLGFPGAS, encoded by the coding sequence GTGTTACACGTTGTCTTGTACGAGCCGGAAATACCGCCGAACACTGGCAATATTATCCGGCTTTGCGCCAACACCGGTTGCCAGCTGCACCTGATTGAGCCTTTGGGATTCTCTCTCGAAGACAAGCAGATGCGCCGGGCCGGGTTGGACTACAGCGAATACGCCACGGTAAAGATCCACACAGATTACGCCAACTTTCTGGAAAGCGAACGCCCCGAGCGGCTGTTCGGGCTCACCACCAAAGGCTCTCGCCATTACCATGAAGTCGCCTACCAAGACGGTGACTACCTGATGTTTGGCCCCGAAACCCGCGGGTTGCCGGTAGAAGTTCGGGAAGGGCTGGAAGAAAGCCACCGCCTCCGGGTACCCATGCAACCCGACAGCCGTAGCCTGAATCTGTCCAATACAGCGGCTCTGGTGGTGTATGAAGCCTGGCGCCAGTTAGGTTTCCCCGGCGCAAGCTGA
- the secB gene encoding protein-export chaperone SecB — protein sequence MAENQQAAGNENQNQPQFALQRIYVKDLSFESPNAPMVFQEQWKPQVNLDLNTSHTKVSDNQYEVVLSMTVTAKLDEKVAYIVEIQQAGVFMVAGIEGPQLGQMLGAYCPTILFPYAREAIDGAVGKGSFPALMLAPVNFDAIYAQALKKKQEEAAGEAGAEQTH from the coding sequence AAACCAGAATCAACCCCAGTTTGCCCTTCAGCGTATTTACGTGAAGGACCTCTCTTTTGAATCGCCGAATGCGCCGATGGTGTTTCAGGAGCAGTGGAAGCCGCAGGTAAACCTGGACCTGAACACCTCTCACACCAAAGTCAGCGACAATCAGTATGAAGTAGTACTGTCGATGACCGTGACTGCCAAGCTGGACGAGAAGGTTGCGTACATTGTTGAGATTCAACAGGCAGGCGTCTTTATGGTGGCGGGCATCGAAGGTCCGCAGCTTGGCCAGATGTTGGGTGCCTACTGCCCGACAATTCTGTTCCCCTACGCTCGTGAAGCCATCGATGGTGCGGTAGGCAAAGGCAGCTTCCCGGCCTTGATGCTGGCGCCGGTGAACTTCGACGCGATCTACGCTCAGGCGCTGAAGAAGAAGCAAGAAGAAGCGGCCGGTGAGGCCGGTGCTGAGCAAACGCACTAA